The sequence below is a genomic window from Coffea arabica cultivar ET-39 chromosome 8e, Coffea Arabica ET-39 HiFi, whole genome shotgun sequence.
GGCCATTGTGTTAATTAATGTGTATAGCAACACTAGTACCTTGAAGTGGAAATCAGGATAGACTCTAAAGAACCACAATACTTCGACACTTAGCAATTCAATGATGAGCACCGTAAAATGCACTTGGTCTTGAGAAGGCCAAATGGACGGCGAAAATCAGTAGGCAACAACCCAATACTGAGGAAAATATCCAAACGCCATTTTTTGGTACAGAAATAACACTTTGCTCTTACTTAAACTAGCAAagttttttcctttcatttcgATCTACAGCCATTACCTGATCTTTATAGCACTTTGTCAGTCAGTTCAATTATGTGCCAAATTAAAGACGATTTGCTACTATAGGTTAATCCGATCCAGTTGTTTACAACCTTACAGCATTTTGGTTTGAAAATGAAAGCACTAATTGTAGTGCATGCGTAATAAACCTGCAATCCTGAGAGATTACCAGTTGGGAGGTTAATGAATACAGGTGTTAATCTGCCAGTGTTTCGTCTGCCAATAATGATCTATTCTACTGTTGCTTGCGTGTTTACGTTCTTCTAGAAATTGTATCGTCAAGCTGTATATTTATGCAGAAAAGTACCGATATTGATTTACAAAACAGAAACATCTAATACATGGTCCATATGCACTTTCACTGCAAATTTTCTGGTCCAAGTAAATTTTTAACGTGAGTACTGTCGCACCAAATATATAGCAATAAACTAAAACGAGTGTTCTAATGTAATCAATTTATTTGGCGAATATATAGGTTGTGATATCGTCAATTGATTCCAATTCAACCAATATTTGGTACCTCATTTCAAATCTTTTCATGAATTATACAATTATTCACAAGCGCTCTAACATATTAGTTATTTTAGTATTTGCCTTACCTTAGAAACTACTCAAATGATCTAGGATTGTTAACAGAGCTGGGCTATCTCAAATTCAGGCCGAAACAAgaatttattaataaaattgaGTCTTATATTTAACTAGATAGGACAGAATTTACATCTAAATATTAGACCCAAATTAAATATGAGTTGAGTCTGGATCTTAGTAGACACGGCTCAATTAAATCCCAACCTAAATAATTGTGTATTTaagagtgtgtgtgtgagagagagagagagagtgtgtgtaattttatacatattataactTAAAAAATCGACAATTTATAGATAATTATATAATAGTACACAAATATCaaacatatattatatatataattatgtattaCATTGTGCGTTTGGTTGAACCAGTTTAATTTACTAATTTTGCAAGTCGAGTATGAACCTTAACGTAGTTAGTTTGAGTCCAAAGTCTGAAAGCCCTGaagtctcttttctttttttttttctttggggtGAGTTGAAGTTGGATTTACCAAATTAAGTTGGCTCACTAGATCCGGTTGACAGCCCTGCTTAAACTTGCATGCTGgggaaacaaaatttacaccgGGACAGAAATGATTATTCGTCCAAAATTCTTAGGATGAATCAGCCACTAATTTATGTGGAAACTACTGCACTGCATCTAAAGTTGAGCAACTGCTTCTTCTAAAGCACCACCTGGATTCCATTTTGCATAAATGGCGAGTGATAATGCACTGGTGGGATACTCCTCCCGGAAGATTCTACACGACGCTTCAAGTATAAATAGTGGATCATCTTGGTTGACCTTTTCATTCAAGATTCCCACCTTGATTCATcttttattaaggattttgaTCAAGGAAAGGCATGGCTTTCAATCCTCAACActattttcttctctttctcacGATAGCATTACTGTCTGCATTGTGCTTAGCCCAAGATGCCTATGTAACCACCAGAGCAACATATTATGGCAGCCCTGATTGCCTTGGGACTCCATGTAAGCACATTTAATTTAAGGGATATATTGGTCTCTAGAATAGATTGATAAGGAATTATAATATCATGATTAATTTGCAGTTGGAGCTTGTGGATACGGAGAATATGGGCGAACGGTAAACAATGCTCAAGTATGTGGAGTCTCTAGGCTGTACAAGAATGGCAGTGGCTGTGGTGCATGCTATCAGGTAGGCATCTATGTTCCAGCAATAAACGTGAATAAATAaccagaaaaaataaaaaagaaacaaaactgaaaTAGTGTGGCTACATGGTCGAGATCAATTGAGTTCTTGTAAATTGAGGAATTCATTACGTGCAAAAATGGTCAAGAAATTCATTTGCTACTAGACTGTACCTTCTCTCTGATACATTTGCATTCCAGGTTAGGTGCAAGCATCCACAATATTGCAGTGACGAGGGGACTAAAGTAGTGGCCACGGACTATGGCCAAGGGCATGACACAGATTTCATCCTGAGTGTCCGGGCTTATGCCAAATTAGCCAAGCCAAACGTGGTGGCAGAGTTGTTTGCTGCCGGTGTAATTGAAGTCGAGTATCGGAGAATTCCTTGCAGTTATCCAGGCTACAATCTCCTGGTTAAAGTTCATGAACATAGCAAGTACCCCTTTTACCTAGCCATAGTAACACTGTTCCAGGGTGGTACATCAGACATCGTCGCTGTTGAAGTCTATGAGGTACAACACATATCGTCTACAAAATTCGAGCAACGATATAATAGTTACTAAATCAGTAGGTCTAAATTTACATTTTACTTTTCTCTTTTGATGCATTTACCTGGGCTCCAATTCAGATCCCACAACTCTGGAGATGACTCTTTTGATGAATTTGTCACGATTATAGTCTAGGATGCACAAAGTCACAAGTACACGTAGCAGTTTGAGAGTGTAAAATTTATGGATTTTATATAACTTTCTCAGCTAAATCTGTACAAATCAAAAGTACTATTTTTTTGCTACTAATtaactcatatatatatatatatatatatatatatatatatatatatatatatattttggtttGATACAGGAATCATGCAAGCAGTGGAGGGGTCTACGAAGGGCATATGGCGCAGTATGGGATATAGCTAACCCTCCAAAGGGAACACTGGCCTTCAGGTTCCAAGTGAGTGGCAGTGCTGGGGTGCAGTGGGTGCAGCCGAACACTGTGCTCCCCAGTGAATGGAAGGCTGGGGTTGCTTATGACACAGCTATTCAGCTCACTTGAGCAAATCATCACTGGCTATCCAGCGCTTTTAGTTATGTGATATCTTCTAGTTATGTGAGCCACTAGAAATACGAAAAATATGTATTTGCTGCATCATCAATTAGTGTCAATAAGCAAATGGCTTTTAGCGTAGTGTAATAACATGATATTTATAATTTGGGTGTAAATTTAGCTACGTACCATGAATAATACGTTGTTCATCGGACATTCAGATTTCAACAAATCCATCTCATCAATTGGGTTTTTAGTTTCTGATTTCTCTTCGTAAgggagtaaaaaaaaaactgaagtcAATCGAAATTCTAGAGTATCAAGGGGAAAAAACAACTAACGGGCTTCCACCACGTTTCAGTCCAAAATTCTTTACAAAGTAGAATAAGCATTTATCTGCAACAACACTAATACGACCCATATGGGCACGTAATTGAAAGCCTCGCCTAGTTAATCAAAAGTAGAAGAAATGCAAATACGGGCCAACTGAGCAAAAGTGGAAGAAACGCCGTCATGAAGGATGGCAATTTAGAACAAATAATATAATTcaaacatgatttggcttctcgCGTATTATCTGCAACGGAGAAAGGGATCATTAATGACTTTATATATGCATACATATGCTATGCTACAAGGACTTGGGAGTGATTACACTAACTATCAATTGCCACTATTTAGAGAGAAATCGTCAGGACGTGAACCCGTCGACCAACTCAATCATACATGAGTCTGTAATTTTCATGCTAATCTGGTCAAAGCTAAGAGGACAACTTGGGTTAGGAATGTGAACTTCTGTACGTTTATCAGGAAAGCTATGCCACAAATTTGACATTAAGGGCGGCAGAGCCACCAAATTTCAGTTCATATAGTGGAGGTGCAGCAGCAGCAGTCATTAATTGTAGaagttcttcttcttccctcttTCATTTTAGCATCAGACGGTGTTGACTTCGAGTGACTAAATCCAAAAGGCGATTGATACGGAGGTAACTGTAAGAGTATTTTCCAGCTAATTGGGTACATCAgattgaagttttctttcttgaaGTAAGGATATGGTTTCTGGAAACAGAATTTTGTTTATTCAACGGAGTTTTCTGTTTGTTGTTTATCTCTTGCtcatttgaataatttgtacTGCTAAATTAACTTAGTGT
It includes:
- the LOC113706427 gene encoding expansin-like B1, giving the protein MAFNPQHYFLLFLTIALLSALCLAQDAYVTTRATYYGSPDCLGTPFGACGYGEYGRTVNNAQVCGVSRLYKNGSGCGACYQVRCKHPQYCSDEGTKVVATDYGQGHDTDFILSVRAYAKLAKPNVVAELFAAGVIEVEYRRIPCSYPGYNLLVKVHEHSKYPFYLAIVTLFQGGTSDIVAVEVYEESCKQWRGLRRAYGAVWDIANPPKGTLAFRFQVSGSAGVQWVQPNTVLPSEWKAGVAYDTAIQLT